The following nucleotide sequence is from Sphingomonas panacisoli.
CCTACTTACTGTGTTCTGCCGGCATACCTCCGCTTCTTTGCTGATCAATGAGAATGCCGCGCCTGAGGTCAGGACCGATCTCGAAGCCTACTTTGCGCGGATAGCGCCTGAAAATCCCGACGCCTACGCTCACGACGATGAAGGCCCCGATGACATGCCCGCACATTCTTCGCTCAGCGCTCACGCAAACCCAGCTCACCATCCCGATCATCAGTGCCAAGCTTGCCCTGGGGACTTGGCAGGGCATATTTCTGTTCGAACACCGCCGCCGACCACACCGGCGCAGTCTTGCTTTACATTTGCTGGGGGAGTGAGACTCCCCTTCTCAGTACCTTTCCGACGCCGACGGTGAACTGAACCGGCGCATGTTGGTTTGTCGAGGGCAACTCGGAGAACTCGATGCTTGAACATGTTCCCAGCTGGCTCGGCACGCTCATGCGTAATTTCCGGGCCGGACATGATAAGCTGGTGGTGGCTCATCGTGGGATCGCTCTTGCCGAAGAACGGATCGAGCTGACCAGTCCCGCGTTCAAAGATGGCCAGCGTCTTCCGACCAGGTTTACGGCTGACGGCGATGGGATCTCGCCGCCATTGATGTGGGGTGACGTCCCAGTGGGCACACGCTCGCTTGTTCTGATCGTGGAGGACCCCGACGCGCCGACGCCAAATCCTTTAGTGCACGCTGTGGTACTGAACATCCCAACGGATCAGCGTAATCTACGGGAGGGTGCGATCGTGGCCGACGAGCACGAGCGCGGCGGCAGCCAGTCTATCGGTCGCAACAGCTATTTTTCTGAAAGCTGGCTGCCGCCAGACCCGCCCACCGGGCACGGCGAACACGACTATGTTTTCCAGCTGTTCGCGCTGGATGTAGTACCTGAGATCGGGCCGAACAGCGGCCGTGGTGACGTCGTGGCAGCTATCGCGGGTCATGTTTTGGGGACGGGCCTTCTCGTCGGAACCTACTCCCGCGATGCGTCTGAACTAAGCCAAGCAGCGAATGGAGAAGCGGCAATCTCGCCAGCGGCCTGAAGCATCGCTCAAGGTTCGAACCGGCCTTTGCCCTCTCGATCGTGGATGTAATGGCGGTCGTCGATGCCATGGGTGACTGGGGCCATCGCTGGGTGACGACGCAAGCGACGATGGCGCATCTAGATGTCAAACTGTTGATGTGGAACATGCGCCGCAAGATCAACCCGGACCCGATGCCGCGGCGTCGCAGCATCATTCAGATCATCTACCGCGACTTATCTCTTCAAAGCCGCAACTGGTGGCTGATCGCAGAACCCGGCAGGGACGTCGACCTGTGTTTGGTCGATCCGGGTTTCGACGTGGACCTGTATATTACGACCGACCTGCGCACGATGACCGAAGTGTGGATGGGCTATCGGCCTATAGCGGGCGCGATTGACGGCGGCTCGCTGGTGCTGGTCGGCAACCGCGAGCTGGAGGCCACGTTCCAGACCTGGCTGGGTGCCAGCCGATACGCGGCCATGGAGAAATGCGTGGCTTGACCGAGAAAACGACGGGAGTTCGGCGATACCGAGTTTACAGCCGCAATGCTGCAGTTAGATCGCGAGGCACCGGCCGGCCAACATTCGAGTCAGGACGGTCAGAGGACGATCGCTCACGAGACCGTGACAATCTTGCCTTAAAGACAACTCAGGGCCGGGTAACCGAACGGGTATAGTTTACGACCATCAGGTTGCCCCGCCTCAATCAAGTAAAAAGGGGCCCGCCCAAGCGGCCGGGCCCCACCCCGCTTAGTAGTCCATTGCCGGCACGGCAGCCGGCTTGTCCTCCTTTGGCAGCTCCGCCACGAGCGCCTCGGTTGTGATGAGCAGCGAGGCGACCGACGCCGCGTCCTGCAGCGCCGTGCGCACCACCTTGGCGGGGTCGATAACGCCAGCCTTGACCAAATCTTCATACTGGCCAGTCGCGGCATTGAAGCCCCAATTGTAAGCCTCGTTCTCGAGCAGCTTGCCCACGACATAGGCCCCATCCTCGCCAGCATTCTCGGCAATCTGCCGAGCAGGCGCGCGCAGGGCGCGACGGACAATGTCGATGCCGGACTGCTGGTCGTCATTGGCAGCCTTGAGGCCGTCGAGTGCCCTCAGCGAACGCAGCAGCGCGATACCGCCGCCCGGCAGGATGCCTTCCTCGACCGCGGCGCGGGTCGCGTGGAGCGCGTCGTCGACGCGGTCCTTGCGCTCTTTCACCTCGACTTCGGTTGCACCGCCGACGCGGATCACCGCGACGCCGCCGGCAAGCTTGGCGAGACGTTCCTGCAGTTTCTCGCGGTCGTAGTCGCTGGTCGTCGTGTCGATCTGCTGGCGGATTTGCGTCACACGCGCGTCGATATCGGTCTTGGCGCCGACGCCGTCGATGATCGTGGTGTTGTCTTTGTCGATGACCACCTTCTTGGCGCGGCCGAGCATGCCGACCGTGACGTTCTCGAGCTTCGTGCCGAGCTCCTCGCTGACCACATTGCCGCCGGTCAGGATCGCAATGTCTTCAAGCATGGCCTTGCGGCGATCGCCGAAGCCCGGCGCCTTCACCGCGGCGACCTTCAGACCGCCGCGCAGCTTGTTGACGACGAGCGTAGCGAGCGCTTCGCCCTCGACATCCTCCGCGATGATGAGAAGCGGCCGGCCACCCTGCACGACCTGCTCGAGCACCGGCACCAGCGCCTGGAGATTACCGAGCTTTTTCTCGTGGATCAGGATGTACGGATCGTCGAGCTCGACGCGCAGCTTTTCTGCATTGGTGACGAAATAGGGCGACAGATAGCCACGGTCGAACTGCATGCCCTCGACCGTCTCAAGCTCGGTCTCGAGGCTCTTCGCCTCTTCGACCGTAATCACGCCTTCATTGCCAACCTTCTCCATCGCCTCGGCGAGGAACTGGCCGACTTCGGCATCGCCGTTGGCCGAGATAGTCGCGACCTGCGCGATCTCGCTGTTAGCGCCGACCTTCTTCGCGTGTGCTTCGAGGTCCTTCACGACGGTGCCGACCGCCAAATCGATACCGCGCTTGACGTCCATCGGGTTCATGCCGGCGGCGACCGCCTTCGAACCCTCGCGGACGATCGCCTGCGCGAGCACGGTCGCCGTCGTGGTGCCGTCGCCGGCCTTGTCGTTCTGCTTGTTGGCAACCTCGCGCAGCATCTGCGCGCCCATGTTCTCGAACTTGTCCTTCAGCTCGATTTCCTTCGCGACGGTAACGCCGTCCTTGGTGATGCGCGGCGCGCCATAGCTCTTTTCGATCACGACGTTACGACCCTTCGGACCCAGCGTGACCTTCACTGCGTTTGCAAGCGTATCCACGCCACGCAGCATGCGATCACGCGCGTCCGACGCAAACTTCACTTCCTTGGCAGCCATTGCTGCTTACTCCTTTTTCAAATCCTTTGAAGTTGATTGATTAGCGGACTTAGGCGGCCCGCTTGAGCTCAGCCTGGCGCTCGATCACGCCGAGGATGTCGCTCTCTTTCATGATGAGCAGATCCTCGCCGTCGACCTTCACTTCTGTGCCGGACCATTTGCCGAACAGGATGCGGTCACCCGCGTTGACCGACAACTCGACCAGCTTGCCGCTGTCGTCGCGAGCGCCTGGTCCGACCGCGACGATCTCGCCTTCCTGCGGCTTTTCCTTGGCGGTGTCGGGAATGATGATGCCCCCGGCGGTCTTCTCGCCGGCCTCGATACGGCGGACGACCACACGGTCGTGCAAGGGGCGGAAATGCATGGCAAAACCTCCAGTTGCAGTTGCAATGTTAAAAGCCAGCGCGCTCTCAAAAAGCGCCGGGCGGCGGCGAATTAGGAAAGCAGATTTTCTCGTTCAAGACCCGCAACAAAAATTTTTCGTGCCTGCTCTGGAGGCCGTCTCGCTACTCGTCAGGGGCGCAGTCGAGCATCGTTCAACGGGGGTCTTGACGACGAGGATTCTGCGAACAATTTCTTGAGCCGGGCCCAACCGGCCCATGAGAAGCAGCGACAAAAATGGAAGGAGGATGTCATGTCGCAGCCAGTCTCCCGCACTTTGCACCCCTTCGATATCGCTGCACGTCCCGACCTCGAGCCTGAGGTCAAACGCGCCATCCTGGCCCGGTGGGCATCCGACCGATACGCGGTCGACGGCAAGCCCGCCCTTCGTCGACCTCCCGGGACGCGGAATCCCGTTCCGATCGACGACGTCTTCGCGGCATTGCGCTCGCTGGATCGGCCAAACCGCGCGCCCAGGAGAGGGTGATCGTGACCGACCGGGCTTTCATCGCACAGCTCGACGGATATAGTCTGACGACGGCTGAAGTTCACTATTATCGCCCTGATGCTCCGTCGCTGTTGCAGCTGTTCGTCTGGCAGGAATACGATCTCGCACCGGATTTTCCCGCGCTGTTCGCGTTCCTCGAATATTGGCGTCGCGAGATCGATGCCGCACTCCATTCTGTCCGCATCGCCCACGATCAGCTGATCCGGCCGGCGGAATGGCGCGCGAGCGACGCCGTCAT
It contains:
- the groL gene encoding chaperonin GroEL (60 kDa chaperone family; promotes refolding of misfolded polypeptides especially under stressful conditions; forms two stacked rings of heptamers to form a barrel-shaped 14mer; ends can be capped by GroES; misfolded proteins enter the barrel where they are refolded when GroES binds) — protein: MAAKEVKFASDARDRMLRGVDTLANAVKVTLGPKGRNVVIEKSYGAPRITKDGVTVAKEIELKDKFENMGAQMLREVANKQNDKAGDGTTTATVLAQAIVREGSKAVAAGMNPMDVKRGIDLAVGTVVKDLEAHAKKVGANSEIAQVATISANGDAEVGQFLAEAMEKVGNEGVITVEEAKSLETELETVEGMQFDRGYLSPYFVTNAEKLRVELDDPYILIHEKKLGNLQALVPVLEQVVQGGRPLLIIAEDVEGEALATLVVNKLRGGLKVAAVKAPGFGDRRKAMLEDIAILTGGNVVSEELGTKLENVTVGMLGRAKKVVIDKDNTTIIDGVGAKTDIDARVTQIRQQIDTTTSDYDREKLQERLAKLAGGVAVIRVGGATEVEVKERKDRVDDALHATRAAVEEGILPGGGIALLRSLRALDGLKAANDDQQSGIDIVRRALRAPARQIAENAGEDGAYVVGKLLENEAYNWGFNAATGQYEDLVKAGVIDPAKVVRTALQDAASVASLLITTEALVAELPKEDKPAAVPAMDY
- a CDS encoding usg protein; the encoded protein is MTDRAFIAQLDGYSLTTAEVHYYRPDAPSLLQLFVWQEYDLAPDFPALFAFLEYWRREIDAALHSVRIAHDQLIRPAEWRASDAVISIQ
- the groES gene encoding co-chaperone GroES, yielding MHFRPLHDRVVVRRIEAGEKTAGGIIIPDTAKEKPQEGEIVAVGPGARDDSGKLVELSVNAGDRILFGKWSGTEVKVDGEDLLIMKESDILGVIERQAELKRAA
- a CDS encoding YbhB/YbcL family Raf kinase inhibitor-like protein, yielding MLEHVPSWLGTLMRNFRAGHDKLVVAHRGIALAEERIELTSPAFKDGQRLPTRFTADGDGISPPLMWGDVPVGTRSLVLIVEDPDAPTPNPLVHAVVLNIPTDQRNLREGAIVADEHERGGSQSIGRNSYFSESWLPPDPPTGHGEHDYVFQLFALDVVPEIGPNSGRGDVVAAIAGHVLGTGLLVGTYSRDASELSQAANGEAAISPAA